The following proteins are encoded in a genomic region of Prionailurus viverrinus isolate Anna chromosome E3, UM_Priviv_1.0, whole genome shotgun sequence:
- the CIITA gene encoding MHC class II transactivator isoform X6: MNHFQTILPRVRMLLAGHLPSQARALLDSMLERELLSREYHCALLREPDGEALARKISLTLLEKGDPGLALLRWAWGTWQAPLAERDPDDKDRAGSGQCAAMELGPLEGGYLELLNSNADPLQLYHLYDQMDPAREEIELCSEPDMDTINCEQFSRLLCDMEGDEETREAYANIAELDQYVFQDSQLEGLSKGIFIEHIGLEEMIGESVETLEEKKSQKRSFPEELPMDSKHRKLAEPLAVPMVTGTFLVGSVSDSSALPCLSPPAVFNKEPASSQRWLEETILMPVPPSSSLLSCLSLSAGHIQIVPTLPQGLWQISGAGTGVSGMVIYQGEVPQASQVLPSSSPAIHSLPKSPERPGSTSPFAPSAADLPGMPEPALTSRADVTEEQMSPTRSPAAHEVSGQLPKWPERVEKFCSTLRDMYQAEPAGPEGILVEVELVRARLERSSSKSQERELATPDWAERQPARGGLAEVLLAGGDRRRPRETQVIAVLGKAGQGKSRWAREASRAWARGQLPQYDFVFYLPCHCLDRGGDTYRLQDLLFSLGPRPLPVDDEVFSYVWRRPDRVLLILDASEGLEGQDGLLHSACGPVCTEPHSVRGLLAGLFQRKLLRGCTLLLTARPRGRLAQSLSKADALFEVAGFSAEQAKTYLTRYLERAGATERQERALELLQGQPFLLSHCHSPTLCRAVCQLSEALLELGGETELPSTLTGLYVGLLGPAARDSPPGALAGLARLAWELGRRRRGTLLESQFPSAEARAWAVAKGLVQPAPGAAAVGLAFSSFLLQCFLGAVWLALSSDIKDKELPQYLALTPRKKRPYDNWLEGVPRFLAGLVFQPHADCLGALAGPAAATLKDRKQKVLTRYLKRLQPGTLRAGQLLELLHCTRETLDAGLWQHVVQGLPARLSFVGTRLTPPHTYVLGSALEAAGRDFSLDLCSTGIDPPGLGSLVGLSCVTHFRAALSDMVGLWESLQQRGEAKLLRAVEEKFTIEPFKAKSVKDVEDLGNLVQIQRTRSSSEDTAGELPAVRDLKKLEFA; this comes from the exons GCAGTGGGCAGTGTGCCGCCATGGAGTTGGGGCCTCTAGAAGGCGGCTACCTGGAGCTTCTCAACAGCAATGCTGACCCCCTGCAGCTCTACCACCTCTATGACCAGATGGACCCGGCTAGAGAAGAGATTGAGCTCTGCTCAG AACCCGACATGGACACCATCAACTGCGAGCAGTTCAGCAGACTGTTGTGTGACATGGAAGGTGATGAAGAGACCAGGGAGGCTTATGCCAATATCG CGGAACTGGACCAGTACGTGTTCCAGGACTCACAACTGGAGGGTCTGAGCAAAGGCATTTTCA TCGAGCATATAGGATTGGAAGAAATGATCGGCGAGAGTGTGGAGAcgctggaggaaaagaaaagtcagaaaagaT CCTTCCCAGAGGAGCTGCCCATGGACTCGAAGCACAGGAAGCTGG CTGAGCCCCTCGCTGTGCCCATGGTGACTGGCACTTTCCTGGTGGGGTCCGTGAGTGACTCCTCAGCTCTGCCCTGCCTGTCACCCCCTGCTGTGTTCAACAAGGAGCCAGCATCCAGCCAGAGGTGGCTGGAGGAGACCATCCTGATGCCTG TGCCCCCTTCCAGTTCCTTGCTGAGCTGCCTGAGCCTTTCTGCTGGACACATCCAGATCGTCCCCACTCTGCCCCAGGGGCTCTGGCAAATCTCAGGGGCTGGCACAGGGGTATCTGGTATGGTCATCTATCAAG GTGAGGTGCCCCAGGCCAGCCAGGTGCTTCCTTCCAGCAGCCCCGCCATACATAGCCTCCCCAAATCCCCAGAACGGCCCGGCTCCACCAGCCCCTTTGCCCCGTCTGCCGCTGACCTCCCCGGAATGCCGGAACCAGCTCTGACCTCCCGTGCAGATGTGACAG AGGAGCAGATGTCCCCTACCCGATCCCCGGCAGCTCACGAGGTCTCCGGCCAGCTCCCAAAATGGCCTG AGCGGGTGGAGAAGTTCTGCAGCACCCTTCGGGACATGTACCAGGCTGAGCCCGCAGGCCCGGAAGGCATCCTGGTGGAGGTGGAGCTGGTGAGGGCGCGGCTGGAAAGGAGCAGCAGCAAAAGCCAGGAGAGGGAGCTGGCCACCCCGGACTGGGCAGAGCGGCAGCCGGCCCGCGGGGGCCTGGCCGAGGTGCTGCTGGCGGGGGGTGACCGCCGGCGGCCGCGGGAGACGCAGGTGATCGCTGTGCTGGGTAAAGCGGGGCAGGGGAAGAGTCGCTGGGCCCGGGAAGCGAGCCGGGCCTGGGCCCGCGGCCAGCTGCCCCAGTACGACTTCGTCTTCTACCTCCCCTGCCACTGTTTGGACCGTGGGGGGGACACCTACCGCCTGCAGGATCTGCTGTTCTCCCTGGGCCCCCGGCCGCTGCCGGTGGACGATGAGGTCTTCAGCTACGTCTGGAGGAGGCCCGACCGGGTTCTGCTCATCCTGGATGCCTCCGAGGGCCTCGAAGGCCAAGACGGCCTCCTGCACAGCGCGTGTGGACCCGtgtgcacagagccccactccgTCCGGGGACTGCTGGCGGGCCTCTTCCAGCGTAAGCTGCTGCGGGGCTGCACCCTGCTGCTCACGGCCCGGCCCCGGGGCCGCCTGGCCCAGAGCCTGAGCAAGGCCGACGCTCTGTTCGAGGTGGCCGGCTTCTCAGCCGAGCAGGCCAAGACCTACCTGACACGCTACTTGGAGCGCGCAGGGGCGACCGAGCGCCAAGAGAGAGCCCTGGAACTCCTCCAGGGTCAGCCTTTCCTCCTCAGCCACTGCCACAGCCCCACTTTGTGCCGGGCCGTGTGCCAGCTGTCCGAGGCCCTCCTGGAGCTGGGGGGCGAGACGGAGCTGCCCTCCACGCTCACGGGACTCTACGTGGGCCTGCTCGGCCCTGCCGCCCGCGACAGCCCCCCGGGGGCCCTGGCGGGACTGGCCAGGCTGGCCTGGGAGCTGGGCCGCAGACGCCGGGGCACCTTGCTGGAGAGCCAGTTCCCGTCGGCGGAGGCGAGGGCCTGGGCCGTGGCCAAGGGCTTGGTGCAGCCCGCCCCAGGGGCCGCGGCGGTGGGGCTGGCCTTCTCCAGCTTCCTTCTGCAGTGCTTCCTGGGGGCCGTGTGGCTGGCCCTGAGCAGCGACATCAAGGACAAGGAGCTGCCGCAGTATTTGGCGTTGACCCCGAGGAAGAAGAGGCCCTACGACAACTGGCTGGAGGGCGTGCCGCGGTTCCTGGCGGGGCTGGTTTTCCAGCCGCACGCCGACTGCCTCGGGGCCCTGGCGGGGCCTGCCGCGGCCACCCTGAAGGACAGGAAGCAGAAAGTGCTCACCAGGTACCTGAAGCGGCTGCAGCCGGGGACGCTGCGGGCCGGACAGCTGCTGGAGCTGCTGCACTGCACCCGTGAGACTTTGGACGCTGGGCTCTGGCAGCACGTGGTGCAGGGGCTCCCCGCCCGCCTCTCCTTCGTGGGCACCCGGCTCACGCCTCCCCACACCTATGTCCTGGGCAGCGCCTTGGAGGCGGCGGGCCGAGACTTCTCCCTGGACCTCTGCAGCACTGGCATTGACCCCCCTGGACTGGGGAGCCTCGTGGGACTCAGCTGCGTCACCCATttcag GGCTGCGCTGAGTGACATGGTGGGGCTGTGGGAGTCTCTACAGCAGCGTGGGGAGGCCAAGCTGCTCCGGGCGGTGGAGGAGAAGTTCACCATCGAGCCTTTCAAGGCCAAGTCCGTGAAGGATGTGGAAGATCTGGGCAACCTCGTGCAGATCCAGag GACAAGAAGTTCTTCAGAAGATACGGCTGGAGAACTCCCTGCGGTCCGGGATCTAAAGAAGCTAGAGTTCGC atga
- the CIITA gene encoding MHC class II transactivator isoform X7: protein MNHFQTILPRVRMLLAGHLPSQARALLDSMLERELLSREYHCALLREPDGEALARKISLTLLEKGDPGLALLRWAWGTWQAPLAERDPDDKDRAGSGQCAAMELGPLEGGYLELLNSNADPLQLYHLYDQMDPAREEIELCSEPDMDTINCEQFSRLLCDMEGDEETREAYANIAELDQYVFQDSQLEGLSKGIFIEHIGLEEMIGESVETLEEKKSQKRSFPEELPMDSKHRKLAEPLAVPMVTGTFLVGSVSDSSALPCLSPPAVFNKEPASSQRWLEETILMPVPPSSSLLSCLSLSAGHIQIVPTLPQGLWQISGAGTGVSGMVIYQGEVPQASQVLPSSSPAIHSLPKSPERPGSTSPFAPSAADLPGMPEPALTSRADVTEEQMSPTRSPAAHEVSGQLPKWPERVEKFCSTLRDMYQAEPAGPEGILVEVELVRARLERSSSKSQERELATPDWAERQPARGGLAEVLLAGGDRRRPRETQVIAVLGKAGQGKSRWAREASRAWARGQLPQYDFVFYLPCHCLDRGGDTYRLQDLLFSLGPRPLPVDDEVFSYVWRRPDRVLLILDASEGLEGQDGLLHSACGPVCTEPHSVRGLLAGLFQRKLLRGCTLLLTARPRGRLAQSLSKADALFEVAGFSAEQAKTYLTRYLERAGATERQERALELLQGQPFLLSHCHSPTLCRAVCQLSEALLELGGETELPSTLTGLYVGLLGPAARDSPPGALAGLARLAWELGRRRRGTLLESQFPSAEARAWAVAKGLVQPAPGAAAVGLAFSSFLLQCFLGAVWLALSSDIKDKELPQYLALTPRKKRPYDNWLEGVPRFLAGLVFQPHADCLGALAGPAAATLKDRKQKVLTRYLKRLQPGTLRAGQLLELLHCTRETLDAGLWQHVVQGLPARLSFVGTRLTPPHTYVLGSALEAAGRDFSLDLCSTGIDPPGLGSLVGLSCVTHFSPVLVPGSEAFPPQGCAE from the exons GCAGTGGGCAGTGTGCCGCCATGGAGTTGGGGCCTCTAGAAGGCGGCTACCTGGAGCTTCTCAACAGCAATGCTGACCCCCTGCAGCTCTACCACCTCTATGACCAGATGGACCCGGCTAGAGAAGAGATTGAGCTCTGCTCAG AACCCGACATGGACACCATCAACTGCGAGCAGTTCAGCAGACTGTTGTGTGACATGGAAGGTGATGAAGAGACCAGGGAGGCTTATGCCAATATCG CGGAACTGGACCAGTACGTGTTCCAGGACTCACAACTGGAGGGTCTGAGCAAAGGCATTTTCA TCGAGCATATAGGATTGGAAGAAATGATCGGCGAGAGTGTGGAGAcgctggaggaaaagaaaagtcagaaaagaT CCTTCCCAGAGGAGCTGCCCATGGACTCGAAGCACAGGAAGCTGG CTGAGCCCCTCGCTGTGCCCATGGTGACTGGCACTTTCCTGGTGGGGTCCGTGAGTGACTCCTCAGCTCTGCCCTGCCTGTCACCCCCTGCTGTGTTCAACAAGGAGCCAGCATCCAGCCAGAGGTGGCTGGAGGAGACCATCCTGATGCCTG TGCCCCCTTCCAGTTCCTTGCTGAGCTGCCTGAGCCTTTCTGCTGGACACATCCAGATCGTCCCCACTCTGCCCCAGGGGCTCTGGCAAATCTCAGGGGCTGGCACAGGGGTATCTGGTATGGTCATCTATCAAG GTGAGGTGCCCCAGGCCAGCCAGGTGCTTCCTTCCAGCAGCCCCGCCATACATAGCCTCCCCAAATCCCCAGAACGGCCCGGCTCCACCAGCCCCTTTGCCCCGTCTGCCGCTGACCTCCCCGGAATGCCGGAACCAGCTCTGACCTCCCGTGCAGATGTGACAG AGGAGCAGATGTCCCCTACCCGATCCCCGGCAGCTCACGAGGTCTCCGGCCAGCTCCCAAAATGGCCTG AGCGGGTGGAGAAGTTCTGCAGCACCCTTCGGGACATGTACCAGGCTGAGCCCGCAGGCCCGGAAGGCATCCTGGTGGAGGTGGAGCTGGTGAGGGCGCGGCTGGAAAGGAGCAGCAGCAAAAGCCAGGAGAGGGAGCTGGCCACCCCGGACTGGGCAGAGCGGCAGCCGGCCCGCGGGGGCCTGGCCGAGGTGCTGCTGGCGGGGGGTGACCGCCGGCGGCCGCGGGAGACGCAGGTGATCGCTGTGCTGGGTAAAGCGGGGCAGGGGAAGAGTCGCTGGGCCCGGGAAGCGAGCCGGGCCTGGGCCCGCGGCCAGCTGCCCCAGTACGACTTCGTCTTCTACCTCCCCTGCCACTGTTTGGACCGTGGGGGGGACACCTACCGCCTGCAGGATCTGCTGTTCTCCCTGGGCCCCCGGCCGCTGCCGGTGGACGATGAGGTCTTCAGCTACGTCTGGAGGAGGCCCGACCGGGTTCTGCTCATCCTGGATGCCTCCGAGGGCCTCGAAGGCCAAGACGGCCTCCTGCACAGCGCGTGTGGACCCGtgtgcacagagccccactccgTCCGGGGACTGCTGGCGGGCCTCTTCCAGCGTAAGCTGCTGCGGGGCTGCACCCTGCTGCTCACGGCCCGGCCCCGGGGCCGCCTGGCCCAGAGCCTGAGCAAGGCCGACGCTCTGTTCGAGGTGGCCGGCTTCTCAGCCGAGCAGGCCAAGACCTACCTGACACGCTACTTGGAGCGCGCAGGGGCGACCGAGCGCCAAGAGAGAGCCCTGGAACTCCTCCAGGGTCAGCCTTTCCTCCTCAGCCACTGCCACAGCCCCACTTTGTGCCGGGCCGTGTGCCAGCTGTCCGAGGCCCTCCTGGAGCTGGGGGGCGAGACGGAGCTGCCCTCCACGCTCACGGGACTCTACGTGGGCCTGCTCGGCCCTGCCGCCCGCGACAGCCCCCCGGGGGCCCTGGCGGGACTGGCCAGGCTGGCCTGGGAGCTGGGCCGCAGACGCCGGGGCACCTTGCTGGAGAGCCAGTTCCCGTCGGCGGAGGCGAGGGCCTGGGCCGTGGCCAAGGGCTTGGTGCAGCCCGCCCCAGGGGCCGCGGCGGTGGGGCTGGCCTTCTCCAGCTTCCTTCTGCAGTGCTTCCTGGGGGCCGTGTGGCTGGCCCTGAGCAGCGACATCAAGGACAAGGAGCTGCCGCAGTATTTGGCGTTGACCCCGAGGAAGAAGAGGCCCTACGACAACTGGCTGGAGGGCGTGCCGCGGTTCCTGGCGGGGCTGGTTTTCCAGCCGCACGCCGACTGCCTCGGGGCCCTGGCGGGGCCTGCCGCGGCCACCCTGAAGGACAGGAAGCAGAAAGTGCTCACCAGGTACCTGAAGCGGCTGCAGCCGGGGACGCTGCGGGCCGGACAGCTGCTGGAGCTGCTGCACTGCACCCGTGAGACTTTGGACGCTGGGCTCTGGCAGCACGTGGTGCAGGGGCTCCCCGCCCGCCTCTCCTTCGTGGGCACCCGGCTCACGCCTCCCCACACCTATGTCCTGGGCAGCGCCTTGGAGGCGGCGGGCCGAGACTTCTCCCTGGACCTCTGCAGCACTGGCATTGACCCCCCTGGACTGGGGAGCCTCGTGGGACTCAGCTGCGTCACCCATttcag CCCGGTCCTTGTGCCTGGGTCTGAGGCCTTTCCTCCACAGGGCTGCGCTGAGTGA